agctaatgagtcatgactttttcacctcccgtccaggtgtttttggcagcatgcagactaaaaactaccaggttcagtaATAGCTTCTttttgacccaccacactgaacaccattcaaatccaggtcattgtaatgcatttgtaacatAAATTATTTAGccttgtaactaagtaaatattacagttttttgccctgtaatgccttacattactgcattacagcaaatagtaatgcatcacagtaattaattactcTTGTAATGCATTACCGCCCAACACTGGTCATGGACATTCTCTATTATCAGAGTGATCTCACTTGTTCTAGGGTAGTGCATAAATAAAACATACAGAATTATACATGTCTACACCTAGTAGTAGTAACATTATACAACAAGACAACAGAATTGGTTTATAAAATGTCATCTTTATTCATGTTACATAACTGATACAGAGGGCATTAGACATTTTCACAAGGCTTTAAGGGACTACAATCAATGATTAGCAAAAACACAATAGTGGTCCAAATCTAACAATCAAACAGGACTAACCAATCTCCCCAGTGTCCTTGAATGTGAAAAAagcctgtgtttgtttttttaaagtattgtATTGGTCTCTTCATCTTGGTGCATACAGCATTGGGTCCCATTCCAGTGTAATTTTTAAAAGACATGCAAGGGCTTTCCCCCCCCAAGATTTATATAGATATACGTATATTTATTTCGCTCACTGAGCAGCCCCATATTTTATATTAACTCAGACATGCTTCAAGTGAAGTGTGTGCCACGACCAGGAAGAAGTGTTTTGTAACACTTCTGAGAAACACCTCCGAACTACAAGGAACAGTTGGTTTAAGAGTGAATCAAGTTTGTGACATCCAATCAGTGGTATTACAATGTCCTTCAGGGATCAGTAATGGCAATGGGTTCTTTCCACTGATGTATGCATTCTTAATCCGTAGTTTGTTAGCCTTCCTTCTTAGGTCAAATACCCAACATGTTAAGGGGATACCGGATTACCTACTTCTCAAAATGTGAAGTATCACTATCCACATAGCCAATGCAATGGGGTTCTGATTTTAACGCTACAAGGAGATATAGATTACCAGGTATTGTAAGACTTGCAGTAAAAATCCAAGGACTCTGCTTTAAAAGAGCTGAAATTGGAATGCTTCTCTTGATTACatgattgcattttttttttaaaacgtcaTACTATTTGGATACTGCCAACCaccagagggaaaaaaataaaagctaCAATAAAATGGGACAAGACAAGCCTTCCATTTCAAACCGTTAGCCAATGCAACAGCTCAGGGAAAACCACTTTTTCTGTAGCAACATTAAGATCCTATTATATTTTTACTAGCTCATTAAGAGTGCTGATACAAAATGAGGCTAATTGTACATCATACTTTTTTCTACAGCagagaacgcgcacacacacactcaaactcacacacacacacacacacacacacacacacacacacacacacacacacacggtaggccAGGACAAATcacaaaccaaaaaaaagaaaatagtttaAGGGGGGAAGGAGGGGCCTTACGTTTCTTTCTTTGTCCATAAGCTGTGATGCAAAAAGACTAAatgattggattttttttcttgtgcATGTTCCAGTACTGACGGGTGTTTTTGTTCCCCCTccatttgctagattttttttttgcttttctttttttaatgcagCAATAAGGAATGGAGATGTGTAAAAAGGCTTTTTTTGTAAATCTCTTCCGTTTCCTCCTAGAGGGGAGATGAGTTGTGATGAGGAAAAGGTTTTTAGTTCTCGCCCCCTTCGCCTCCCTCTCCTTCATCTGCCGCGTTGTCAGAGGTCCATAACTGCAAATCAGAAAAGCATACTGATTAACAACCGCTCCTTAAATTGTCTGACCACCAGATAGCTGAAAAGTTATCCAACTCATTAGTGAAGGTTTTTGTTCAACTTGGACACGTATTAACATTCGAAAAAGAAATGCATGTTTAAAGCACATTCAATTTGAAATGCCTAACACAGTATCTATTATATTAAACCTcaattaacaaaaatgcttcccaAATGACAAAGAATTTACTAGAATAACTGGATAGAAGCCCTGCCAATTTTCAGTTAAATTTTGAACTGTGATGTTGTTGAGGCAgtgtcacacgcatgcacgcacgcatgcacagcagTGTCAGAGAAAGCATGGAGAGGCCTTGGCCATCACTTAAATGGCTAAGGCACAGCACAGTTGTGCCGGGAAACCGGCTTCAATCCCAGCCTGAGATCATTTCCCGatctgcccccatctctctctcccacttgatTCCAGTCTCCTCTCCCACTTCTCCATCGAAATGAAGGCCCAAAATATAAACACAAGAAACAAAAAAccttcaaaacaaaaaaagagaaagtgttGAGGTACTCACTGTCAGATTGTCTCTTAGTAGCTGCATGATGAGAGTGCTGTCTTTGTAGGACTCTTCGTTCAGTGTATCCAGCTCTGATATGGCTTCATCGAAAGCCTAGAGGAGAAGAGTACAGATAACTTTAGTGATCCTGGGGGTAATTTAACATGTCGAgcagcacacccacacccacgatTGAATCTACTTCCCGTCTCACACGGACTGCCAGACATGTGCAGGACACAAGAACACAGTCTTGACTATTGCATAACCTGAGGATACTTGTGAATGCGCAAAGTTAACATTTTCTCAGACTGACAAATTGTGTAGTGTAGGCAACTAACCACGTACAGCCTAGAGTAGAGTTAGGCTGTTAGAAAAGAGTCATTTGCCACTTAATATTGGAGGGAATAACCAGTTGTGGCAACAATGATCTGGCTGCCAAACTTTCTCAGTCCTCCTTTCTTACAGTGTAGATCAAAAAACAGCACATGAATCACTCACATACAATCTAAGGGCATTTTATGAAAGATTGGACAGATTGTACAAATTCTGGTCttgggcatgcagacagacacacacgggcaagcccacagacacgcacagagacacacacagagagacagacagagacacacacagacacacacacacacacacacgcacgagccaTCATGATCATCATTGTGATGCAGGCAGGTCGTGTCATAAGCCTATCACAACCTTACCGTTTTGGCCAGCTCGCAGGCCTTCTCTGGGGAGTTGAGGATCTCGTAGTAGAAGACGGAGAAGTTGAGGGCCAGGCCGAGGCGGATGGGGTGCGTAGGCTGCATCTGCTCAGTACTGATGGTGTACGCCTCCTGGTAGGCTTCCTGAGAGTTGCCGATGGTCGCTGAGGGTACAAAAGAGACAAGCAAGGAGGTCATTCCTATTGAAAGGCACTCATTCTCAAAAAAAACTATTGGAGTAGCCCAATTTGTATTTCCCCCTTTGGTGTGTAGGTGCGTATATGCATCTTTGTGATTGTCATGGTGTTTAAAtgttgttttatgtgtgtgttgtgggggtttTTTGGTGTTGGGTGGGTGGTGTGAGGGCCCCGTGTTCATTGCGTTGTTGTTTATGTGTTATTCCATctactttgttgttgtttaataAAAGAACATTTTGATCACACCAATGTGTatgttgtgaatgaatgtgtcagaaagagttgtaaattcatgtatgagtaggttagttgtgcgtgtgtgtgcgagagagagagatttttgtcAACGTCTTATTGAAATGTtctagttaaactgcacattggcgACTGGTCAAACGCATTCATACGTACATAGATCTTtttacaataaagtacacttgacgcAACACATTTTGAATGGGCTTGAATGGAGGACATACACTTGCCATCTGGTAATGGCTGAGGGCAACACATCTTGTTTACACAAGCCTTGTAGAAGAACAATTTCTTCAGATGCACAGGGCAAGTGGCATACCAGTGGTTCAGCAAGTATACTTTGGGAAACTCCCTGCccctaccctccctccctccctccctctcatgtgAGACTTCTGCTTTCTATTTTAAGCCTTTTTTCCCAGCTGTATGAATGGTGTGCAGCGGTttgaggaaggaagaaaggaaggaaggaagagggatgGATCATGGAGGATGATGCCAACTGGTTCACTTCTTACCTTTCTTGTCGTCTCCTGCGGCGACCTCAGCCAGATATCTGTAGTAGTCGCCCTTCATCTTCAGGTAGAAGACTTTGCTTTCTGGCTGCTTGGAGTTCTCGATTAAATATTTGTTCAGCAGTTCCTGTGGAAagtagaaaaaaagggggggggggatcagtgGCCTATTAATTATTCATCTCCCCATGCAtcgcacacaaacatcacacactcaGTTTGTCACCCAGTCATCAATGCACTGCTTGCCGTTTCTATTCAACGAAAAGGCACTTGGCTGGACAACACAAGAGGCTATTCAAACTGCGCTCGCAGGGCTCCGCTCGGCTCAAGTGGCTCGTCGTGTGAAATCGGGTCACGGCAAGGACGCTGTGGCTCACTTGGCTGAACCACCGCCGTGGCATAAACCCGGGGAACgggggttcgagtccggcccgaGGCTGTTTCCCAATTCTTCCCCCATCTCTATCCCACTCATTTCTTTTCACGCTCTCCAACTGTTCTATCCAGCTAAAGGCATAAACGCCAAAAGAAAACTGTTAAGAAAATCAGGTCACAAGCAAATGAGTTCAGAGCGGCAACTTCACCTTCCCCTAAAATCCAGGTCATACACATGATACAGCAACTGGGGAAAAATCCCCTTCTTTCCACCCAAAGATTGCTCATAAAAGTGGAAGATAAAGTGTAACGACAGCACTTTGACGAGACAGCTTAAGTTCACAccaggtgtgtgtgcaaacacctAACAAGACCATTAAAACAATGCCCTGCTGTCACCCATGAGCCTCGGGTTTAGCCAGCGTAAGCCCCGGAGGCCTTAAGAggctcaggttgtgtgtgtgtgtgtgtgtgtgttgtgtgtgtgtgtgtgtgtgtgtgtgtgtgtaaagtgtgtgtaaagtgtgtgtatagtgtgctaTAGGTGTTAAGGGAAGACCCTGTCTGTTTACTGGTCTGTTGAGCGTTAGGTGAAGCTACTACTACCGCAGACGGGACAACATGATGATCTTGGGGCAGGGCTCAGGGCTGGGCTGCTGTAATTGCTTTACAGTTCgtcttggaccacaaacacagcagcacatTATTAAGGTGGAGGGGGCTGAAACGGTGgcctatgcatgcatgcttgttgcTGCCAGACCACGAGACCTGTGCCAGGAAGAGCACagggggacctgtgtgtgtgtgtgtgtgtgtgtgtgcgtgcgtgtgtgtgtgaacaggggaGGCGACAAGGCCAGACAGAATGCCTGAAGTGCTCAGCATTCTTTTGCCGGAGATCACATGGtccagtaacagcagcagcagccgaatCAATGACgacaaggcaggcaggctggggcCCCGAGCCAGCCAGCCAACACTGCTCTCTGTTCAAAGAGGAGCACAGCCCAATATTTACTCCCATAGCAGAAAAAGAGCTTGGACGACATGGGGGAATGGACATGGAGGAcacaagtagagagagagggggagagagagagagagagagagagagagagagagacagacagacactggaaCTGATCCCATAGGAATTCCATGTGAGAAGAAAAAGGGAGGGGACGCCTTTCAACTACATGCAGAAATTCAATTATACCAGCGGCAAGATGGATCTGCTCACAAGTCCTTGAAATAGAAACGAGGGCCCCAGCAGCTTAACTCACAGGCGCCGCGAAAAGAATCAGCTGCAAGTTTTGTATGAAAATCAACAGACATGTTTGACCTTGAGTGGCCAGCAGCCTCAGTATTGACACCAAAGGGACTATGTGGAGGCACTAAGGGCCAAGGTCAAGACACATCCGTCTTGCTCATCCACACACAACCAATGCACTGCTAGCAGCTCAAGCATTGTCTTCATTCCCTAAGCAAAAACACCCATGTCCTCTACTGATGGTTCAAACACAATTACACTTTTCTGTGCTAATGCCTGATACATGGCTGACATTttgacaagtacacacacacactgattttgaGAGATCCTGTACTCCTCCCAACCATAGTTTACTGGGGTCTTACTAGGGGGGCATGATGCAATGAGTTTAGCAATGAGGCATACAGCAAATGGAAACCAGGCATGCCTGTTCTTACGGTGATCATGATACTGAGATTATTCATGCTGGCCTGATAAGGAGGCAGCCACACCCTACTACACATAAGCCAGTCACAGTAGGCTGGGGAGTTTAGTGGAGCTATCAGAACAGCTTTGGTAAaggcccaggagagagagagggagacagagagagagagagagagagagcgagacagagagagagcgagagagagagtgagacatggagagagtgactgagacacagagagagagagagcaagagacaaagagagagagaacaacctaCACAAGATATGGCATTCATCAAGCTGCTAAATAACCTCTCTACTGTTTCCAGCACGACAAGGCAGAGGCGAGGCAGGTCTGTCTGGACAGGCCCCCACTCGAGTGGGTGAGGAAGGAGGAtgccacaggggagagagagagagagagagacagagcgagacagatgACAGCTGCTGAGTTGTGCTACAGTGCTGCACAGAAGCACAGGGAGCTGCCAGGCGAGTTCTAGAACTAGGCCCACACCCTCTGCTCGGCGCAGAGTGAagactgtctcacacacacacacacacacacacacacacacacacacacacacacacacacacacacacacacacaggaagtgatgCCACAGGGTGTACGTATGATTTAGTCATAGTCATACAGACTACATTTACAGACAagagtaagcgtgtgtgtgtgtgtgtgtgtgtgtgtgtgtgtgtgtgtgtgtgtgtgtgtgtgtgactgtggacaGGACTGATCATCTAAAGCTTAGTCAACTTCCTTTACAAAGCCTGCAATGTCTAACCTATGCCAAGTCAGCAAATGAGCCAGTATGGCCCATGATGCTTACAGCAACAGTGGTGACACTGACCATACAAAATACAGATTAATAGAGCAAAATGAAACAGTTTCAGCATAGAAGCGTTGAGTTAATTGTGAGCCTGCAAATTGTACTGATAGAGGATGCTCTAGGATGCATAGGATGTTATAGGATGCAACCAAATGGTTTAATCAACTGCCCTATTCTACCCAGAATTATCCTCTGACTTGCCCATTTAGCTGCACTATGATAAGAAAAACGAACCTTCTATTCTCAATTATAGTCCTTAGTCCTCTCCTCATTCCTGTCAACTATAGTCCTTATTGGCaacaaaaaatacatttgtaaATACACTGCCAAGAAATGACTGATATTGCTTAAGTCACTTGGGCATGTATTGGCTAGCATGTGAACCCTTGAGTTAGCAAAAGCCCTTCCCTTCCAGACCAGAGGAATGGCAGGAGTCCCTCTGGAGTCCCCTTCCTGTCATGGACCAGAGAGGGGATCGATTGGTGGAGCGGAAGGCCAGGGCCCATCCCATAATCAGATGCACCGTTGCCCCAGTAACATGCTGCCTTGTGTCAATACAGCCCCCACCACTGGGAGCCGAGGCGAGCTACCATGAAACACAACATGTACACAAATGGAAAGGACTCACGTCACCCCTCTCATCCCTTGGTCTCCAACACTGTGGTATGACTGATTACAATGATGTAGTGAAAGGGAGGTGGTGAGGATGTTTTACACCCTTTGTAGGCAGTGAAGAAACCACCAGTACTATCCCGAAACCAGCAAAAGGAGGAAACTATGGGGCAGGTTTTACAGATGCTTTAactgtagaacagtgtttctcaacctttttgaacaaacgccccctagacctcattataagcccaccaacgccccccttgacctcagcataagcctgccagcccccagccccccccttagtattgaagaaTAAAATTgactaatggcccccaatggcaactaagccccggccccactcagctgtatccttctcaacacctccctgggcttcccaacgccccctgggggactgtagagcccattgagaaacactactgtagaagACAAGCTAGAAATAGTTTCCCCTTTCCATGTAAAGTCATTCAATGGAACAAGACTGAGCCTGATGTGACATGTACCAGGGTGTTGGCTGAGGTGATATAAAATAGATCAATCACTTCACCCGTCTACATGAGTAATGCCAACACTGGTATGCTCTCCCAGGAAATACCCAGAACCAGTGGCATGACCTGTTGTACAATACCAAAACAGGGGGGGATGCAGAGCACGTACACCATTTCAAATCAATTCCTGCCTGCCAACACATCCCGAGGTACAGGGTGCCAATGCATgtagacgcacatacacaaaatCCTCAGTTTCTGTATTAGCACCAAAAAACTAGGGACACATCTGGAAGCATGTGCCTTACTACAGTCTCTCAGCCCCACCCCACCAAGGGACACACCTAGGCGCAGTCACGTAGCTCTGCCAGTCAGACACACTGACGCAATGGCATTTTGCTCTCCTTACAGAAACCCACACGTGAAAGCTGTTTGACACTGGGCACTGTGCAATACAGGAAGCAAAAAAATGACATAGCAAGATAGTCAAAGAATTACAGAGAGGGGAGAGCAAAAAACAGCATTTGTCCCCCTGACTTAATGCAGGCATCCTTGAAACTAACCCAGTTCTTAGGAAAGGCACAGCTTCAGAAGAAACTGCTCGCAGACCAGTTCTAGTTCTATATTAAGAGACTTCTGCCCGAGAGCCCACAAAACTAGGCTGTCGGTTACATCACTGCGAAAGTGGGCGCTTCTTTTCCGCTACACTCACGCACTTTCAACTTCCTGACGGGCGCTCGCTCGCGGTTGTCGCTCTCCTACTGCAGCGCAAAACAAAGGTCGTTTCAACACGGGGAAACTTAATTTAGCTCGTTCCATTTCACAGCGTTCTCTCCCTCGAGCGAAAATGAGAGCAAGCCGTGTCATCTGATTTCAACTCTACGTCCAAGGCAGCATACAAGGTTATGCATGGCCTTTCGACACACAGCATAatggaaaaataaagaaaattccAACAGCTGCCTACCAACACGTCGTTGCAGATTTCTCTCAGCTCTCCCTCCACTTTCTCCCGATATTCCTTAACCATCTGGAGCTTCTTCTCGCTGCCCTCCGTCTTCTGTTCGATGCTGGAGATGACTCTCCACGCTGATCTCCGTGCCCCGACCACGTTCTTGTAGGCGACAGAGAGCAGGTTTCTCTCCTCGTTGGACAGTTCGGCTCCCATCTCCGTCACCTCCTTCATGGACGCAGCCATGTCGTCGTAGCGCTCGGCCTGCTCGGCCAGCTTTGCCTTCTGAATAAGATCCGTTTTATCCATGGTAATACAAATTCTAGGTAAACGTTGCTTTCAGGTGAGGGTAAAAGTCAATAGTGTCACTGTAGCCGGGCAGGCAGGGGGCGGAAGGGACGCGTAGGCTCAGAAAGTCTTGCTCTCGAGTGATGGACAAATAAGGGCGACCGCAGTCCTGGATATCTGAATGAAGGAGAAACAAAACGCGCTGTTATAGTGGGACATGCAACATTGTATCATTGGGCCGTTCCAGAACACATTTGTAACACACTGGCTCAAAGAAGCAGCCTGCCCCGGGCTTCAAAGCACGACGACAACTAACAGGCTTGTTGTCATACGAACTTAATTACAGGCATGAAGTTATCTCTGTAGCAATAAACAAATGTTCAAATCTGTTTCGAGACACCTACATTTCTGAGAAAGGCACTACAATTATTTGGCGGGTAAGAACCAAGATGGGCGGTGACAGCTTCTTCGCGGGATATCTAGCTAGGTAAACGCTAGCCCACACGACTACAAAGCAGCATTGGCTCAGAGAGTTTATACGACATGTTGTCATATGTTGAGTTTGATAAGCAACTACAAACCGTTAATCTACTTGTAACTAGTATAATAATCAAGGTGGCATTTCCCCCAACATCTAGGTCACGAGTTAAATAGGTCAGCTAATAATGTAGCTAGCACAGCTAAGTTATCGGTGTCGTGAGGAAGCTGTCCAAGTCGGCACTTCATATTTCCCCCATCGCAACTGTCTATCTTTACTTTAGACCATGGGGGAAACAAACGCTGAAAATCCTCTTATATCTATTCACAACAATTGTCTTCGCAGGGTTTCTTAGAAATCCAATTCACTGTCAAAATGTAATTAAATTCTGTAGCATATGCTTGACAGTCCGTGTCTGGCAGCCTGACATTACAAAATGACAAGGAAGACCATCGATAGCCTACAACTCACATGACAGATATCGCACTAGAGCTATGGTTCCATTTAGTAAAACTGCAACATTTTCACTCACGCAAAATGGGAGTGCGTTCCATTCATAGTCTACTAAAGCCCAGCGACAGCACAGGTACCATAATAAACGATGGGCTACTGATTTATATGGCCAAGTTGTAACCAAGGTCTCTTATCACTGCGTTACATTAGGAGAAATGCCACTGGGCAGCTTGAGAAAAGTACATTTTTATCAACCCTGTCTAAACACTAGATATACAAGAAATGGGGCACATTATTACACGTCCAACCTATTGATTAAGTTTACTCATCTTATTAAGTTTAAATGAATGATAATGGAAACCGGCGTCTAACCTTATGAGTTCGTTCCTGTTCCTCCGAATTGATCCTCGttcagtgtgaatgtgtgaaaaaATGCACTCGTACGGCGCAACCTACCTTGGATAGGGAGGAGTATTTCTgccctaatgttttttttcccgaaGAACTGCAGCTTTTTCACTGGTTCTCCAGTAATGGTAGAAATGTCATATAGAATGTCACCCAGTGGCTGTTTTGCGCGGGGTGTAGAGGCGGGTGCATAGTAGCATGCTTGACCAGACCATAGGCTGCGGATCGGGCACGGGGTTTCCTCCAATTACAGCAAGGGAGAAGACGTCACTATTGCTATGGCttttctgcctcccccacctTTTCTGTCTTGTTTGAGTGTCCTGAGGTCAGTTTCTGTCcacttttttcttcctctccttctttcttttctccccccACATTTAAGGCCCAAGGCTTGACCTCCGAAATATTTTATATTATAGGTTAG
This is a stretch of genomic DNA from Engraulis encrasicolus isolate BLACKSEA-1 chromosome 19, IST_EnEncr_1.0, whole genome shotgun sequence. It encodes these proteins:
- the LOC134435262 gene encoding 14-3-3 protein zeta/delta-like translates to MDKTDLIQKAKLAEQAERYDDMAASMKEVTEMGAELSNEERNLLSVAYKNVVGARRSAWRVISSIEQKTEGSEKKLQMVKEYREKVEGELREICNDVLELLNKYLIENSKQPESKVFYLKMKGDYYRYLAEVAAGDDKKATIGNSQEAYQEAYTISTEQMQPTHPIRLGLALNFSVFYYEILNSPEKACELAKTAFDEAISELDTLNEESYKDSTLIMQLLRDNLTLWTSDNAADEGEGGEGGEN